The Mercurialis annua linkage group LG8, ddMerAnnu1.2, whole genome shotgun sequence genome window below encodes:
- the LOC126660399 gene encoding serine/threonine-protein phosphatase PP1 isozyme 2-like isoform X1 — MAPILNYRETSRAVSPALIRRYHYSDQEIRTSTAPPETLTNSPPVPSASAPSSSSNSQDKKKKSTLTPLRRRSTPTAASQTKSTPSSSVLPRESTASKPPPDTGRNPPPAPSASAPSSSSNSQDKKNKSTPTPLRRRSTPTTASKTKSTPSSSVLPQEEIKSNGLHLKATVDITVMDPAVLDDVISRLLENRPGKLVHLSEAEIRQLCIAGREIFLRQPNLLELEAPITICGDIHGQYSDLLRLFEYGGFPPATNYLFLGDYVDYGKQSIETICLLLAYKIKYPDNFFLLRGCHECASINRINGFYDECKRRYNVRMWKIFIDCFNCLPAAALVDDKILCMHGGLSPDLTSLDQIRNILRPTDVPDSGLLCDLLWSDPARDVQGWGMNDRGASYTFGPDKVSEFMIKHDLDLICRAHQVVEDGYEFFADRQLVTIFSAPNYGGEYDNAGAMMSIDESLMCSFRILKPVERKTSFGTK; from the exons ATGGCGCCAATACTCAACTACCGGGAAACATCAAGGGCGGTTTCTCCTGCTCTTATCCGCCGCTATCATTATTCCGATCAAGAAATTAGAACCTCTACTGCACCGCCAGAGACTCTAACAAATTCTCCGCCGGTTCCGTCCGCTTCTGCTCCTTCATCTTCTTCTAATTCTCAAGACAAGAAGAAGAAGTCAACGCTTACGCCACTACGACGCCGTTCAACACCAACGGCAGCAAGTCAAACTAAGTCTACACCTTCTTCATCAGTACTCCCTCGAG AGTCAACGGCTAGTAAACCACCGCCAGATACCGGAAGAAATCCTCCGCCGGCTCCGTCCGCTTCTGCTCCTTCATCTTCATCTAACTCTCAAGACAAGAAGAACAAGTCAACGCCTACGCCACTACGACGCCGTTCAACGCCAACAACAGCAAGCAAAACTAAGTCTACACCTTCTTCATCAGTACTCCCTCAAG AGGAAATCAAGAGCAATGGACTACATCTGAAAGCTACAGTTGATATAACAGTTATGGATCCTGCGGTATTGGATGATGTTATTTCACGCCTGTTAGAAAATAGGCCTGGCAAGCTGGTACATCTCTCGGAAGCTGAGATCAGGCAGCTATGTATCGCTGGTCGAGAGATATTTCTTCGACAGCCTAATTTGCTTGAGCTTGAAGCGCCCATCACCATCTGCG GTGACATTCACGGGCAATACTCTGATCTGTTAAGGCTTTTCGAATATGGAGGTTTTCCTCCTGCAACCAATTATTTGTTTTTGGGAGACTATGTTGATTATGGCAAGCAGAGTATTGAAACTATTTGTCTTTTACTTGCCTACAAGATTAAATATCCAGACAACTTCTTTCTTCTGAGAGGATGTCATGAATGTGCTTCTATTAATCGGATAAATGGATTTTATGATGAATGTAAGCGGAGGTATAATGTGAGGATGTGGAAGATATTCATCGACTGTTTCAACTGCCTTCCTGCTGCGGCTCTTGTAGATGATAAGATCTTGTGTATGCATGGAGGTCTTTCCCCCGACTTGACAAGTCTGGATCAAATTAGAAATATACTTCGTCCAACTGATGTTCCAGACAGTGGTTTACTTTGTGATTTGCTATGGTCGGATCCTGCTAGAGATGTACAAGGATGGGGTATGAATGATAGAGGAGCTTCATACACCTTTGGCCCCGATAAAGTGTCAGAATTCATGATAAAGCATGACTTAGATCTTATTTGTCGCGCTCATCAG GTGGTGGAGGATGGATATGAATTCTTTGCAGACAGGCAACTTGTTACTATATTTTCAGCACCAAACTACGGTGGTGAATATGATAATGCTGGAGCTATGATGAGCATAGATGAGAGCCTGATGTGTTCCTTTCGGATATTGAAGCCAGTGGAGAGAAAAACTTCATTCGGTACCAAATAA
- the LOC126660399 gene encoding serine/threonine-protein phosphatase PP1 isozyme 2-like isoform X2, giving the protein MAPILNYRETSRAVSPALIRRYHYSDQEIRTSTAPPETLTNSPPVPSASAPSSSSNSQDKKKKSTLTPLRRRSTPTAASQTKSTPSSSVLPRESTASKPPPDTGRNPPPAPSASAPSSSSNSQDKKNKSTPTPLRRRSTPTTASKTKSTPSSSVLPQEEIKSNGLHLKATVDITVMDPAVLDDVISRLLENRPGKLVHLSEAEIRQLCIAGREIFLRQPNLLELEAPITICGDIHGQYSDLLRLFEYGGFPPATNYLFLGDYVDYGKQSIETICLLLAYKIKYPDNFFLLRGCHECASINRINGFYDECKRRYNVRMWKIFIDCFNCLPAAALVDDKILCMHGGLSPDLTSLDQIRNILRPTDVPDSGLLCDLLWSDPARDVQGWGMNDRGASYTFGPDKVSEFMIKHDLDLICRAHQTGNLLLYFQHQTTVVNMIMLEL; this is encoded by the exons ATGGCGCCAATACTCAACTACCGGGAAACATCAAGGGCGGTTTCTCCTGCTCTTATCCGCCGCTATCATTATTCCGATCAAGAAATTAGAACCTCTACTGCACCGCCAGAGACTCTAACAAATTCTCCGCCGGTTCCGTCCGCTTCTGCTCCTTCATCTTCTTCTAATTCTCAAGACAAGAAGAAGAAGTCAACGCTTACGCCACTACGACGCCGTTCAACACCAACGGCAGCAAGTCAAACTAAGTCTACACCTTCTTCATCAGTACTCCCTCGAG AGTCAACGGCTAGTAAACCACCGCCAGATACCGGAAGAAATCCTCCGCCGGCTCCGTCCGCTTCTGCTCCTTCATCTTCATCTAACTCTCAAGACAAGAAGAACAAGTCAACGCCTACGCCACTACGACGCCGTTCAACGCCAACAACAGCAAGCAAAACTAAGTCTACACCTTCTTCATCAGTACTCCCTCAAG AGGAAATCAAGAGCAATGGACTACATCTGAAAGCTACAGTTGATATAACAGTTATGGATCCTGCGGTATTGGATGATGTTATTTCACGCCTGTTAGAAAATAGGCCTGGCAAGCTGGTACATCTCTCGGAAGCTGAGATCAGGCAGCTATGTATCGCTGGTCGAGAGATATTTCTTCGACAGCCTAATTTGCTTGAGCTTGAAGCGCCCATCACCATCTGCG GTGACATTCACGGGCAATACTCTGATCTGTTAAGGCTTTTCGAATATGGAGGTTTTCCTCCTGCAACCAATTATTTGTTTTTGGGAGACTATGTTGATTATGGCAAGCAGAGTATTGAAACTATTTGTCTTTTACTTGCCTACAAGATTAAATATCCAGACAACTTCTTTCTTCTGAGAGGATGTCATGAATGTGCTTCTATTAATCGGATAAATGGATTTTATGATGAATGTAAGCGGAGGTATAATGTGAGGATGTGGAAGATATTCATCGACTGTTTCAACTGCCTTCCTGCTGCGGCTCTTGTAGATGATAAGATCTTGTGTATGCATGGAGGTCTTTCCCCCGACTTGACAAGTCTGGATCAAATTAGAAATATACTTCGTCCAACTGATGTTCCAGACAGTGGTTTACTTTGTGATTTGCTATGGTCGGATCCTGCTAGAGATGTACAAGGATGGGGTATGAATGATAGAGGAGCTTCATACACCTTTGGCCCCGATAAAGTGTCAGAATTCATGATAAAGCATGACTTAGATCTTATTTGTCGCGCTCATCAG ACAGGCAACTTGTTACTATATTTTCAGCACCAAACTACGGTGGTGAATATGATAATGCTGGAGCTATGA